The uncultured Hyphomonas sp. genome includes a region encoding these proteins:
- a CDS encoding DUF3450 domain-containing protein, which translates to MKKLLSPARGVIAAALIAGLAIPAQAQLRQALDVGEQATRRAEQVQNQINQLDDERTDMVREYRTLLQRRDAADLYAKQQELVVASQREEIASLTEQLGSIDDITAQTVPMLLGMVEDLKTFVAADLPFKTVERSARLEALDGIMTQPDVTPAEQYRLIMEAYQAEMEYGRTISTWQEEIDIDGNPTTVDMFLYGRVALVYLTPNGKAATYNRSTGAWEALPGKYVADIQKAIRVAQAKAQQTVLFAPIQKFQVQ; encoded by the coding sequence ATGAAGAAACTTCTGTCACCAGCTCGCGGCGTGATCGCCGCGGCGCTTATCGCAGGACTGGCCATCCCGGCCCAGGCCCAGTTGCGCCAGGCGCTCGATGTCGGCGAACAGGCGACCCGCCGTGCAGAGCAGGTCCAGAACCAGATCAACCAGCTGGACGATGAGCGGACCGACATGGTTCGCGAATACCGTACGCTTCTGCAGCGCCGCGATGCTGCTGACCTGTACGCAAAACAGCAGGAACTGGTTGTTGCCTCGCAGCGTGAGGAAATCGCCTCTCTGACCGAGCAGCTCGGCTCGATCGACGACATCACCGCTCAGACGGTTCCGATGCTCCTCGGCATGGTCGAAGACCTCAAGACGTTCGTCGCCGCCGACCTGCCGTTCAAGACGGTTGAGCGTTCGGCTCGCCTCGAAGCCCTCGATGGCATCATGACGCAACCGGATGTGACCCCGGCCGAACAGTACCGCCTGATCATGGAAGCCTATCAGGCTGAAATGGAATATGGCCGCACGATCAGCACCTGGCAGGAAGAGATCGACATCGACGGCAACCCGACGACGGTCGACATGTTCCTCTATGGCCGCGTCGCGCTCGTCTATCTGACGCCAAACGGCAAGGCCGCGACCTACAATCGCTCCACCGGTGCGTGGGAAGCGCTTCCGGGCAAGTATGTGGCTGACATTCAGAAAGCCATCCGGGTCGCTCAAGCCAAAGCGCAGCAGACCGTTCTGTTCGCTCCGATCCAGAAGTTCCAGGTCCAGTAA
- a CDS encoding MotA/TolQ/ExbB proton channel family protein — MLKFKSSLKALGAASLLGLSAMTMAAPASAQSLADVLAKIQSDSNEMSAENQQRLREFQQDKNAQEAKMAEARGALNSAEARGRALGAEFDANEATLGDLESQVTAQAGDFQELLGQFRSAAGETMPEIANSFANFDYQGRVEGIAEIAEARTLPNRAQLERLPKAILQEMIAQSEVKTFTATVDGVGPDASNADVDLMRVGVFTAATTEGTKFVEVKKKDNGDTYLQAFKTQPAGSYAGAMKSLINAGPDQFVRAPVDPSKGNLFGILGDLPVLSDRIKQGGPVGAVIMFLLAIGLLIGIYKMFTLFTMGGSMRKTAKTRQAGDGNPLARLFETYEQNRGSDIETLELKLDEQILRESPRIERFNDIVKVLSAVSPLLGLLGTVIGMIITFTSITIYGAGDPKLMAGGISVALMTTVFGLVSAIPLLLVHAIIASMARANQQILDEQAAGLIAEKAESLRGAA; from the coding sequence ATGTTGAAATTCAAATCCTCGCTGAAGGCTCTGGGTGCAGCATCGCTGCTCGGCCTTAGCGCAATGACCATGGCCGCTCCGGCGTCCGCTCAGTCCCTCGCAGATGTGCTTGCGAAAATTCAGTCTGACTCCAACGAGATGTCCGCTGAAAACCAGCAGCGCCTCAGAGAGTTCCAGCAGGACAAGAACGCCCAGGAAGCCAAGATGGCTGAAGCCCGGGGTGCTCTGAACTCTGCTGAAGCACGTGGACGTGCACTCGGTGCAGAGTTCGATGCGAACGAAGCCACGCTCGGCGATCTGGAATCTCAGGTCACCGCACAGGCAGGCGACTTCCAGGAACTGCTCGGCCAGTTCCGTTCCGCCGCTGGTGAGACCATGCCGGAAATTGCGAACTCCTTCGCAAACTTCGACTATCAGGGCCGCGTTGAAGGCATCGCCGAGATCGCTGAAGCCCGCACGCTTCCGAACCGCGCTCAGCTGGAGCGTCTCCCGAAAGCGATCCTTCAGGAAATGATCGCCCAGTCCGAAGTGAAGACCTTCACCGCGACTGTGGACGGTGTTGGCCCGGACGCATCGAACGCTGATGTCGACCTGATGCGCGTGGGTGTGTTCACCGCCGCGACGACCGAAGGCACGAAGTTCGTTGAAGTCAAAAAGAAAGACAACGGCGACACCTACCTGCAGGCCTTCAAGACCCAGCCGGCCGGCTCTTATGCCGGTGCGATGAAGTCGCTCATCAATGCTGGACCTGACCAGTTCGTCCGCGCGCCGGTCGATCCGTCGAAAGGTAACCTCTTCGGTATCCTCGGCGACCTGCCGGTCCTCAGCGACCGTATCAAGCAAGGTGGCCCGGTTGGTGCTGTCATCATGTTCCTGCTGGCGATCGGCCTGCTGATCGGCATCTACAAGATGTTCACCCTGTTCACGATGGGCGGCTCCATGCGCAAGACGGCGAAAACCCGTCAGGCTGGTGACGGCAACCCGCTGGCCCGCCTGTTCGAGACCTACGAACAGAACCGCGGTTCGGACATCGAAACGCTCGAACTCAAGCTGGACGAACAGATCCTGCGTGAATCGCCACGTATCGAACGCTTCAACGACATCGTGAAAGTCCTGTCGGCTGTGTCTCCGCTGCTCGGCCTTCTGGGTACCGTTATCGGTATGATCATCACCTTTACGTCGATCACCATCTACGGTGCCGGCGATCCGAAGCTGATGGCTGGCGGTATCTCGGTCGCTCTCATGACCACTGTGTTCGGTCTGGTGTCGGCTATCCCGCTTCTGCTGGTGCACGCAATCATCGCTTCGATGGCTCGCGCCAACCAGCAGATCCTCGACGAGCAGGCTGCTGGCCTGATCGCTGAGAAGGCGGAATCCCTGCGTGGTGCGGCGTAA